CGATGTCCTGGCATTTGTCAAAAACAATTCTCTGCTCTTAACCGGGATTATAAACCCCCAAGTCATAAGAACCGCAGAGATGGTAGGGATTAAGGCAATCTGCTTTGTGCGGGGAAAAATGCCTCAGGATGAGACAATTGAGCTTGCCAAAGAAATAGGCATCCCCCTTTTAAGAACAAACCTTCCCATGTATGAATCCTGCGGAAGGCTTTATAGCGCAGGGCTTTCTGGCTGTTATGGAAGATAATATACTTAAAGAGATAGCTTAT
This genomic window from bacterium contains:
- a CDS encoding DRTGG domain-containing protein; the protein is MTIKEIRKILEAEVIFSEDEDGEIDMACGSDLMSDVLAFVKNNSLLLTGIINPQVIRTAEMVGIKAICFVRGKMPQDETIELAKEIGIPLLRTNLPMYESCGRLYSAGLSGCYGR